One segment of Paraburkholderia sp. PREW-6R DNA contains the following:
- a CDS encoding TadE/TadG family type IV pilus assembly protein, protein MHARFRTLFRPGRALGRALHRVVRRLRTDDRAVTAVEFALVSPVVVFLLLGLVETGLDLWVDATVETAVQRASRLGITTLPPTGEANMQDAVNDSIKNTMSVWLPRALTFNITSKVYPSYDGSAGAEPYTDVGHVGHYVQGDPFVDVNKNGVWDADLGVNGTGNYDDVVSYTVTITMSSFTGIPELFGIPQLVFSRTFIVQNEPSS, encoded by the coding sequence GTGCACGCTCGCTTCCGCACACTGTTCAGGCCGGGCCGCGCCCTCGGGCGTGCGCTGCACCGCGTCGTCCGGCGACTGCGCACGGACGACCGCGCGGTGACCGCGGTCGAATTCGCACTCGTGTCGCCGGTAGTCGTGTTCCTGTTGCTGGGACTCGTGGAAACCGGCCTCGACCTGTGGGTCGATGCGACGGTCGAAACCGCAGTGCAACGCGCGTCGCGCCTGGGCATCACCACGCTGCCGCCCACCGGCGAGGCCAACATGCAGGACGCGGTCAACGACAGCATCAAGAACACGATGTCCGTCTGGCTGCCGCGTGCGTTGACGTTCAACATCACCAGCAAGGTCTATCCGTCTTACGACGGCTCGGCGGGCGCGGAGCCTTATACGGACGTCGGCCATGTCGGCCACTACGTGCAAGGCGACCCTTTCGTCGACGTGAACAAGAACGGTGTCTGGGACGCCGATCTCGGCGTGAACGGCACGGGTAATTACGACGACGTGGTGAGCTACACGGTGACGATCACCATGTCCAGTTTCACCGGCATTCCCGAATTGTTTGGCATTCCTCAACTGGTATTTTCACGCACGTTCATCGTGCAGAACGAACCTTCATCATGA
- a CDS encoding tetratricopeptide repeat protein — translation MNSTLVARAALCASALLAATLLAACGSSAPRAQIPMPRPTVLNTSPSTASELHIANTALQGGNVQMAASIYERELAAHPDSTEALLGLAEANYIEGDMSHARALYERAGQIAKGARGPRLGLARVAIRERRFADAILLYQPLVAANPADAVAYAGLGTAYDMSGRHSDAQSVYRKGLVATPGDVALRTNLGLSLVLDGQPREGANLLLDVANSPSAPPQARQNLALAYGVLGNDDAAGRILSVDLPKGSVNDDLRYYDAVRALLAKQPASDAPPVRGPAATDTGIAP, via the coding sequence ATGAACTCAACACTCGTCGCCCGCGCCGCGCTGTGCGCCTCCGCCCTGCTCGCCGCCACGCTGCTCGCAGCCTGCGGTTCATCCGCGCCGCGCGCGCAGATTCCCATGCCACGGCCCACGGTGCTCAACACGTCGCCCAGCACGGCAAGCGAGTTGCACATCGCGAACACCGCGCTGCAAGGCGGCAACGTGCAGATGGCCGCGTCCATCTACGAGCGCGAGCTGGCCGCGCACCCGGATTCGACCGAGGCGCTGCTTGGTCTCGCCGAAGCGAACTATATCGAGGGCGACATGAGCCACGCGCGCGCGCTCTACGAACGCGCCGGGCAGATCGCGAAGGGCGCGCGCGGCCCGCGTCTCGGCCTCGCGCGTGTCGCGATCCGCGAGCGCCGCTTCGCCGATGCGATCCTGCTGTATCAGCCGCTCGTCGCCGCCAATCCGGCGGACGCGGTCGCATATGCGGGTCTCGGCACCGCGTACGACATGAGCGGGCGGCATAGCGACGCGCAGTCGGTGTATCGCAAGGGTCTCGTCGCCACGCCGGGCGACGTCGCGCTGCGCACGAATCTCGGACTCTCACTGGTGCTCGATGGCCAGCCGCGCGAAGGTGCGAACCTGCTGCTCGACGTCGCGAACAGCCCGAGCGCACCGCCGCAGGCGCGTCAGAATCTCGCGCTCGCCTACGGCGTGCTCGGCAACGACGACGCGGCCGGCCGGATCCTGTCGGTCGATCTGCCGAAAGGGTCGGTCAACGACGATCTGCGCTATTACGACGCCGTCCGTGCATTGCTGGCGAAGCAGCCCGCGTCCGACGCGCCGCCCGTGCGTGGCCCGGCCGCGACCGACACCGGCATCGCGCCCTAG
- a CDS encoding type II secretion system F family protein — protein MSPVDIVTASVFVGSLLVGLIVRILIGSARSSAPALIKARLAVIAQHHGARDSIAGERAASGFRAQVSNHPAKAWLDARLDRLKIVAGPRGVVIVASAAVTMYSASVAALHYSPLPGWGTPLAALAIMVFLTVRLYQKLVAHYQLRFINAFPDTLDLIIRAVRAGVPVAQAIVAAGNEGAEPVRSEFNTMGNSLKVGIGVDEVLEVAVKRIQIPDFSFFSVCLLLQRETGGQLGETLENLSAIIRARRDLRLKTRALTGETRVASKIIAAVPFVILGILYLVSRDYVMLLFSEPSGHTILVTAAGLLATGLFVIAKMSNLDGAR, from the coding sequence ATGAGCCCGGTCGATATCGTCACCGCCTCGGTCTTCGTCGGCTCGCTGCTGGTGGGCCTGATCGTGCGCATTCTGATCGGCTCGGCGCGCTCGAGCGCGCCCGCGCTCATCAAGGCGCGCCTCGCCGTGATCGCGCAGCACCACGGCGCACGCGACAGCATCGCCGGCGAACGCGCGGCAAGCGGATTTCGCGCGCAGGTGAGCAACCACCCGGCCAAGGCGTGGCTCGACGCGCGTCTGGACCGGCTGAAGATCGTCGCAGGACCGCGCGGCGTCGTGATCGTGGCGAGCGCCGCGGTGACGATGTACTCCGCCAGCGTCGCCGCGCTGCATTACTCGCCGCTGCCCGGCTGGGGCACGCCGCTCGCGGCGCTCGCGATCATGGTGTTCCTGACGGTGCGTCTGTATCAGAAGCTCGTCGCGCATTATCAACTGCGCTTCATCAACGCGTTTCCCGACACGCTCGACCTCATCATCCGCGCGGTGCGCGCGGGCGTGCCCGTCGCCCAGGCCATCGTCGCGGCGGGCAACGAGGGCGCCGAGCCGGTGCGCTCCGAATTCAACACGATGGGTAACTCGCTGAAGGTCGGCATCGGCGTGGACGAGGTGCTCGAAGTGGCCGTGAAGCGCATCCAGATTCCCGATTTCTCGTTCTTCTCCGTATGCCTACTGCTGCAACGCGAGACAGGCGGCCAGCTGGGAGAAACGCTCGAGAACCTCTCCGCGATCATTCGCGCGCGCCGCGATCTGCGGCTCAAAACCCGCGCGCTGACCGGCGAAACCCGCGTGGCCAGCAAGATCATCGCCGCGGTGCCGTTCGTGATTCTGGGGATTCTTTATCTGGTCAGCCGCGATTACGTGATGCTGCTGTTCTCCGAACCGTCCGGGCACACCATTCTGGTGACGGCAGCGGGACTACTCGCCACGGGCCTGTTCGTGATCGCGAAGATGTCCAATCTCGACGGCGCCCGCTGA
- a CDS encoding AAA family ATPase, with protein MSLISLIKPGAAQATKSCEFLAFVADRDSEGAVRRYVLDHMLPHAHVAVGDIDAAIEFLKSAERSPSRLLVDITGSSMPVSDLARLAQVCEPSVKVFVLGDRNDVGLFRNLLQLGVTDYMVKPIALELLQRTLDGDTSATISSGRAGKVVSFIGTRGGVGVTTLALSIGQHLATDTHRRVAYIDVNLRGGAVHSLLGLESNNGLADALTNVHRLDPQYLERTLLSKGNRFFVLSAELDYGADFTPPPGGLAALIGVLKNSFHYVVLDVPNVQSAIAEEAISASRRVFVVGDHSVHSARHAPRLFRYIESRSGTPAASLVLNNPAPAIAAQVKTNDFMQAVGRVVQAEVPYDGRAVQTAENLGDAGRVASSSAFGAAIEQLSAELTGQPVLAQSGWLSRRLKRRSA; from the coding sequence ATGAGTCTCATCAGCCTGATCAAACCCGGCGCCGCGCAAGCCACCAAGTCGTGCGAATTTCTCGCCTTCGTGGCCGATCGCGACAGCGAAGGCGCGGTCCGCCGCTACGTGCTCGACCACATGCTGCCGCATGCGCACGTGGCAGTGGGCGACATCGACGCGGCAATCGAATTTCTCAAAAGCGCCGAACGCTCGCCGTCGCGGCTGCTCGTGGACATCACGGGCTCGTCGATGCCCGTGTCCGATCTCGCGCGGCTCGCGCAGGTATGCGAACCGTCGGTCAAGGTGTTCGTGCTCGGCGATCGCAACGACGTCGGCCTGTTCCGCAACCTGCTGCAACTCGGCGTGACCGACTACATGGTCAAGCCGATCGCGCTCGAACTGCTGCAGCGCACGCTCGACGGCGACACCAGCGCCACGATCAGCTCGGGGCGCGCCGGCAAGGTGGTGAGCTTCATCGGCACGCGCGGCGGTGTGGGCGTGACCACACTCGCACTCTCGATCGGTCAGCATCTCGCCACGGACACGCACCGCCGGGTCGCCTATATCGACGTGAATCTGCGCGGCGGCGCGGTGCACTCGCTGCTCGGTCTCGAAAGCAACAACGGACTTGCAGACGCGCTCACCAACGTGCACCGGCTTGACCCCCAGTATCTGGAGCGCACGCTGCTCTCCAAGGGCAACCGCTTCTTCGTGCTGTCGGCCGAACTCGATTACGGTGCGGATTTCACGCCGCCGCCAGGGGGCCTCGCCGCGCTGATCGGCGTGCTGAAAAACAGCTTCCACTATGTCGTGCTCGACGTGCCGAACGTGCAGTCCGCCATCGCCGAAGAGGCCATCTCGGCTTCACGCCGCGTGTTCGTGGTCGGCGACCACTCGGTGCATTCCGCGCGGCATGCACCGCGCCTGTTCCGCTATATCGAGAGCCGCTCGGGCACGCCGGCCGCTTCGCTGGTTCTGAACAATCCTGCGCCTGCCATCGCCGCCCAGGTCAAAACCAACGACTTCATGCAGGCGGTAGGCCGCGTGGTTCAGGCCGAAGTGCCTTACGACGGGCGCGCCGTGCAAACCGCCGAGAACCTCGGCGACGCCGGCCGCGTCGCGTCCTCGTCGGCGTTCGGCGCCGCGATCGAACAGCTGAGCGCCGAGCTGACCGGACAGCCGGTACTCGCGCAGTCAGGCTGGCTCTCGCGCCGCCTCAAACGCAGGAGCGCATGA
- a CDS encoding ATPase, T2SS/T4P/T4SS family — protein sequence MMFGQKGDTLDTASQSSALDALNAIDRAASLPSNKAEAGAPAHHGSHAPHASHTPHTSHAPASSAPAAVSGIAGLGAASFTSNEGNEALIRSENFRIIRTAVYAGMNVSAVVAQSRPQVRKGIEQIGAQIVERDRLNVTQVELNQIVDEILNDMFGVGPIEPLLADDTVTDILVNGSDQVYVERHGRLELTPLKFRDNAHVVNVAQRIAAAVGRRVDESSPMVDARLADGSRVNVVLPPLALRGACIAIRKFSKRNITLARMAQQGNLSEPMMRVLKIASACRLNTIISGGTGSGKTTLLNAMSHFIDARERILTIEDAAELQLQQPHVVSLETRPDNTEGFGGVNQRDLVKNALRMRPDRIILGETRGAEAFDVLQAMNTGHDGSMTTVHANTPRDALTRIESMVMMANGNLPLLSIRRQIASAVNLILQIERMRDGMRRITRVTEVAGMEGDVIITQDLFTFRYDASSFNEEVKGTFEVSSVRPAFSARAAYYGLEEALQEAMQS from the coding sequence ATGATGTTCGGACAGAAAGGCGATACGCTCGACACCGCGTCGCAATCCAGCGCGCTGGACGCGCTCAACGCAATCGACCGCGCCGCGTCACTGCCGTCGAACAAGGCGGAAGCGGGTGCGCCTGCCCATCACGGCAGCCACGCGCCGCACGCTTCGCACACTCCACACACTTCGCACGCGCCGGCCAGCAGTGCGCCGGCCGCTGTCTCCGGCATCGCGGGTCTTGGCGCGGCGAGCTTCACGAGCAACGAAGGCAACGAAGCGCTGATCCGCTCCGAAAACTTCCGGATCATCCGCACGGCCGTGTATGCCGGGATGAACGTGTCGGCAGTGGTCGCGCAATCGCGTCCGCAGGTTCGCAAGGGCATCGAACAGATCGGTGCGCAGATCGTCGAACGCGATCGCCTGAATGTGACGCAGGTCGAACTGAACCAGATCGTCGACGAGATCCTGAACGACATGTTCGGCGTCGGCCCGATCGAACCGCTGCTCGCCGACGATACCGTCACCGACATTCTGGTGAACGGCTCCGACCAGGTGTACGTGGAACGTCACGGAAGGCTGGAGTTGACGCCGCTGAAGTTCCGCGACAACGCGCACGTGGTGAACGTCGCGCAGCGCATCGCCGCGGCGGTCGGGCGGCGCGTGGACGAGAGCAGTCCGATGGTCGACGCGCGTCTGGCCGACGGCAGCCGCGTCAACGTGGTACTGCCGCCGCTCGCGTTGCGCGGCGCATGTATCGCGATCCGGAAGTTCAGCAAGCGCAACATCACGCTCGCGCGGATGGCGCAGCAGGGCAATCTGTCCGAACCCATGATGCGCGTGCTCAAGATCGCGAGCGCCTGCCGTCTGAATACGATCATTTCGGGCGGCACGGGCTCCGGCAAAACCACGCTGCTCAACGCGATGTCGCACTTCATCGACGCGCGCGAACGCATTCTCACCATCGAAGACGCCGCCGAACTGCAGCTGCAGCAGCCCCACGTGGTAAGCCTCGAAACGCGCCCGGACAATACCGAGGGCTTTGGCGGCGTGAACCAGCGCGATCTCGTGAAGAACGCGCTGCGGATGCGGCCTGACCGGATCATCCTCGGTGAAACGCGCGGCGCGGAAGCATTCGACGTGCTGCAGGCAATGAATACCGGCCACGACGGCTCGATGACCACGGTCCACGCGAACACGCCGCGCGACGCGCTCACGCGGATCGAAAGCATGGTGATGATGGCCAACGGCAATCTGCCGCTGCTGTCGATCCGCCGCCAGATCGCGAGCGCGGTGAACCTGATCCTGCAGATCGAGCGGATGCGCGACGGTATGCGCCGCATTACGCGCGTCACCGAAGTGGCCGGCATGGAAGGCGACGTGATCATCACGCAGGACCTGTTCACTTTCCGCTACGACGCAAGCTCTTTCAACGAGGAAGTCAAGGGCACGTTCGAAGTGTCGTCGGTGCGGCCCGCGTTTTCGGCGCGCGCTGCCTATTACGGCCTTGAAGAAGCGCTTCAGGAAGCGATGCAGTCATGA
- a CDS encoding CpaD family pilus assembly lipoprotein encodes MNATRSLICAALGVAACTLLGGCFTKPSIGMPDASTLSYDGHSVIGPDCAELERKSLVSNAGFRRPSIAFGCATYSNLAAQIARPADIVTPLPLGPADGAVAAAGVRRYQTDQVTPLDATTTRQQEKP; translated from the coding sequence ATGAATGCCACTCGCTCACTGATCTGCGCCGCGCTCGGCGTGGCCGCCTGCACGCTGCTCGGCGGCTGCTTCACCAAGCCGTCGATCGGCATGCCGGACGCGTCCACGCTGTCGTATGACGGCCACTCGGTCATCGGTCCGGACTGCGCCGAACTGGAACGCAAGTCGCTCGTCTCGAACGCGGGTTTTCGCCGTCCGAGCATCGCGTTCGGCTGCGCGACCTATAGCAACCTGGCCGCACAGATCGCGCGCCCGGCCGACATCGTGACGCCGCTGCCGCTCGGCCCCGCGGACGGCGCGGTCGCCGCCGCCGGCGTGCGCCGCTACCAGACGGACCAGGTTACGCCGCTCGACGCGACCACCACGCGTCAACAGGAAAAGCCGTGA
- a CDS encoding type II secretion system F family protein has translation MPFSARNLLDLGLCALLLTLAYVYYRVRSGPAERVADRVRMLNALKITTTSEIEETDDTLTKRLLRRIADLGERLPLLDAKRRAALTRTLVRAGFRSRRATALLVATKFFAGLAFAIPAFIVFADVPNFGEYFIMRAFAFLGGFMIGMIVPEYALAWYSRRRRNEISLYLPDALDLLVICTNAGNSLSVAIRRVSSEIALMAPALAQELTFTANELQLGGDSTAVLRNFAERVDLPSARSLVSTLIQSMQYGTPITQALRVLSRSERAARLMAMEEKAAKLPPKITLPMMIFILPTVVMIACGPAILTLGSVFKDLLK, from the coding sequence ATGCCCTTCTCCGCCAGAAACCTGCTCGATCTCGGCCTGTGCGCGCTGCTGTTGACGCTCGCGTACGTCTATTACCGCGTGCGCAGCGGCCCTGCGGAGCGCGTGGCCGATCGCGTGCGCATGCTGAACGCGCTGAAAATCACCACCACGAGTGAGATCGAAGAGACCGACGACACGCTGACAAAGCGCCTCCTCAGGCGCATTGCCGACCTCGGCGAGCGTTTGCCGCTGCTTGACGCGAAGCGCCGCGCGGCGCTCACCCGAACCCTCGTGCGCGCGGGTTTTCGCAGCCGCCGTGCCACCGCGCTGCTGGTCGCGACCAAGTTCTTCGCGGGCCTCGCGTTCGCGATTCCTGCATTCATCGTCTTTGCCGATGTGCCGAATTTCGGCGAGTACTTCATCATGCGCGCGTTCGCCTTTCTGGGCGGCTTCATGATCGGCATGATCGTTCCCGAGTATGCGCTCGCGTGGTACTCGCGGCGCCGTCGCAACGAGATTTCTCTCTATCTGCCTGACGCGCTCGACCTGCTCGTGATCTGCACGAACGCCGGCAACAGTCTGAGCGTGGCGATCCGGCGCGTGTCGTCCGAAATCGCGCTGATGGCGCCGGCGCTCGCGCAGGAGCTCACCTTCACCGCGAACGAACTGCAACTCGGCGGCGACAGTACCGCTGTACTGCGCAACTTCGCGGAACGTGTCGATCTGCCCTCGGCGCGCAGCCTCGTTTCCACGCTCATTCAATCGATGCAATACGGCACGCCGATCACCCAGGCGCTGCGGGTGCTCTCACGCAGCGAACGCGCCGCGCGCCTGATGGCCATGGAAGAAAAAGCCGCCAAGCTACCCCCGAAGATCACGCTGCCCATGATGATCTTCATCCTGCCGACGGTCGTCATGATCGCGTGCGGCCCCGCAATCCTGACGCTGGGGTCGGTATTCAAAGACCTGCTCAAATGA
- a CDS encoding pilus assembly protein, translated as MMRSLIRRCRQRAGRSGVKRFWLSDHGVAGIETAVLVPLILLMMLGFTELYLYLRTISAAERVAFTLADTIGQKPSIANVNNTASANNIGTYWYAADAIARPLDFANRGEVIITSICDSVSNNCTDPDALGKVGDKGVPAKLWRVVSPKAGANSPNQKSRLPAGFTPPAWPFYSGDSAIAVEVFYQFNPYLMTSAFWADAPGVVTVYEVVYARPRKTVVQLTSS; from the coding sequence ATGATGCGCTCACTGATTCGCCGCTGCCGTCAGCGCGCCGGACGCTCCGGCGTCAAACGCTTCTGGCTCTCCGATCACGGCGTGGCCGGGATCGAAACGGCCGTCCTGGTGCCGCTCATTCTGCTGATGATGCTCGGCTTCACCGAACTGTATCTGTATTTGCGCACCATCTCGGCTGCCGAGCGCGTGGCCTTCACGCTCGCGGACACCATCGGGCAGAAACCGAGCATCGCCAACGTGAACAACACGGCAAGCGCGAACAACATCGGCACGTACTGGTATGCAGCGGACGCGATCGCCAGGCCGCTCGATTTCGCCAACCGCGGCGAGGTGATCATCACGTCGATCTGCGATTCGGTATCAAACAACTGCACCGATCCGGACGCACTCGGCAAAGTAGGCGATAAAGGTGTGCCGGCGAAACTCTGGCGAGTCGTCTCGCCGAAGGCCGGGGCGAACAGCCCCAATCAGAAATCGCGGCTGCCGGCAGGCTTCACGCCCCCGGCGTGGCCTTTCTATAGCGGTGACTCGGCGATCGCGGTGGAGGTCTTCTACCAGTTCAATCCCTATCTGATGACCTCTGCGTTCTGGGCCGATGCGCCAGGCGTCGTCACGGTCTACGAGGTGGTGTACGCACGGCCGCGCAAGACGGTGGTTCAACTCACTTCATCATGA
- a CDS encoding type II and III secretion system protein family protein has translation MSVSHKSLCAAVLLSFTASLACAAGHAAVLEAPHSPARTPIVAHAAASSQQSAAAGNEAQLTVAAGKGEMVRLTEPATAVFVADPEIADVNVPNPRAVFVLGKKAGTTTLYVLGANNKQVLRQTIVVSQDVTTLDSILRARFPALHLQLISAPGSLMISGDVDNAAEADAIVQTLTPYLKEKEQLINRLSIPRPLQVQLRVRITEIDRNVTQQLGINWNTISNFAGNFSTGVFSGRQILNLNTTPTTINLPSNNNFSFLGGFSTGHSSIQALIDALNQEGLISVLAEPNLVALSGQTASFLAGGEFPIPIQQQDNAITVEFKQFGVKLDFTPTVLADNHISLKVRPEVSQLDSTASITTGGITIPGLSVRRLDTTVELSSGQSFAIGGLLQANTNDVISQVPGLGSLPVLGKLFTSTNYQNNKTELVVIVTPYIVQPVDPGRLRTPTDSMAVLSPSSDVEYTYQKKIGLDPLSAHTPRLVGAAGFIY, from the coding sequence ATGTCTGTTTCGCACAAGTCGCTCTGCGCCGCCGTTCTGCTGTCGTTCACTGCGTCGCTCGCGTGCGCGGCAGGCCACGCGGCTGTCCTCGAAGCGCCCCATTCGCCGGCTCGCACGCCGATCGTCGCGCACGCCGCTGCGTCATCGCAGCAGTCCGCGGCCGCAGGCAACGAAGCGCAACTGACCGTGGCTGCCGGGAAAGGTGAGATGGTCCGCCTGACGGAGCCCGCCACTGCCGTGTTCGTGGCCGATCCCGAAATCGCCGACGTGAACGTGCCGAATCCGCGCGCGGTGTTCGTGCTCGGCAAGAAAGCCGGCACGACGACGCTGTATGTACTCGGCGCCAACAACAAGCAGGTGTTGCGGCAGACCATCGTGGTGAGCCAGGACGTGACCACGCTCGATTCGATCCTGCGCGCCCGCTTCCCTGCCCTGCATCTGCAACTGATCAGCGCGCCAGGCTCGCTGATGATTTCCGGTGACGTGGACAACGCCGCCGAAGCCGACGCGATCGTCCAGACGCTCACACCGTATCTGAAAGAAAAGGAACAGCTGATCAACCGGCTGTCAATTCCGCGTCCGCTGCAGGTTCAGTTGCGCGTGCGGATCACGGAGATCGATCGCAACGTCACGCAGCAGCTCGGCATCAACTGGAACACGATCAGCAACTTTGCCGGCAACTTTTCGACCGGCGTGTTCAGCGGCCGCCAGATCCTGAACCTGAACACCACGCCGACCACGATCAACCTGCCGAGCAACAACAACTTTTCGTTCCTCGGCGGTTTCAGCACGGGGCATAGCTCGATCCAGGCGCTGATCGACGCGCTGAACCAGGAGGGCCTCATCTCCGTGCTGGCGGAGCCGAATCTGGTCGCGCTCTCGGGCCAGACCGCGAGCTTTCTCGCAGGCGGCGAGTTTCCGATTCCGATCCAGCAGCAGGACAACGCAATCACGGTCGAATTCAAGCAGTTCGGCGTGAAGCTCGATTTCACGCCCACCGTGCTGGCCGATAACCATATCAGCCTGAAAGTGCGGCCCGAAGTCAGCCAGCTCGATTCGACCGCGAGCATCACGACCGGCGGCATTACGATTCCGGGGCTGTCGGTGCGCCGCCTCGATACCACCGTCGAGTTGTCCAGCGGGCAGAGCTTCGCGATTGGCGGCCTGTTGCAGGCCAACACCAACGACGTGATCTCGCAGGTGCCCGGACTCGGTTCGCTGCCGGTGCTCGGCAAACTGTTCACGTCGACGAACTATCAGAACAACAAGACCGAACTGGTCGTCATCGTGACCCCGTACATCGTGCAGCCGGTCGATCCGGGCCGGCTGCGCACGCCGACGGATTCGATGGCGGTGCTCAGCCCGAGCAGCGACGTCGAGTACACCTATCAGAAGAAGATCGGACTGGATCCGCTGTCCGCTCACACGCCTCGCCTCGTCGGCGCGGCCGGCTTCATTTACTGA
- the cpaB gene encoding Flp pilus assembly protein CpaB, protein MSNTFKLLLLVVAAGIFAVLARTLFLNASSNTPAPVESSKMIRVAGADLPEGLLLRDSDFGWRSVENGDVPSGAIVKGAEGTELKGALLRHPITKGTVIVSADVIPANDPGFLAATLKPDMRAVSVAIDDVSGNAGLIQPGDYVDLLMTQQLDRQDASRDMSITSETVAQRVRVLAVGSQFQRPKGNTSDVDSHGTARTVTLEVTPHRAEVIAVAAKLGSLSLALRSFARTAVVNAASDAIEDAPPPVYAGDITHAARVQRASAPATQPEAVRAVPVDAPVQVFRGSDKSAVGSESGGAWSSGTPPLPPIPSGMALPGAVKQTPSGQPAKSNSGNGGNGGGIKPIAQQFVDGVPVAQ, encoded by the coding sequence ATGTCCAATACATTCAAACTCCTGTTGCTGGTCGTGGCTGCAGGCATTTTTGCGGTTCTTGCCCGCACGCTGTTTCTGAACGCGTCGAGCAACACGCCCGCGCCGGTCGAGTCGAGCAAGATGATTCGCGTCGCGGGCGCGGATCTGCCCGAAGGCCTGTTGCTGCGTGACAGCGATTTCGGCTGGCGCAGCGTCGAGAACGGCGATGTGCCGAGCGGCGCGATCGTCAAGGGGGCGGAGGGCACGGAACTGAAAGGCGCACTGTTGCGCCATCCCATTACGAAAGGCACGGTGATCGTGAGCGCGGACGTGATTCCCGCGAATGACCCGGGTTTCCTCGCCGCAACGCTGAAACCGGACATGCGCGCCGTCTCCGTGGCAATCGACGACGTGTCGGGCAACGCCGGTCTGATCCAGCCAGGCGATTACGTCGATCTGTTGATGACCCAGCAACTGGATCGGCAGGACGCGTCGCGCGATATGTCGATCACGAGCGAAACCGTCGCCCAGCGGGTGCGCGTGCTCGCGGTGGGGTCGCAATTCCAGCGCCCCAAGGGCAACACCTCCGATGTGGATTCGCACGGCACCGCGCGCACCGTCACGCTCGAAGTCACGCCGCACCGCGCCGAAGTGATCGCCGTGGCCGCCAAACTCGGCAGCCTCTCGCTCGCGCTGCGCAGTTTTGCGCGCACGGCGGTGGTGAACGCGGCCAGCGATGCGATCGAAGACGCGCCGCCGCCGGTGTACGCCGGTGACATCACGCACGCCGCGCGCGTACAGCGCGCGAGCGCACCCGCGACGCAACCCGAGGCCGTACGCGCCGTGCCAGTCGATGCTCCGGTGCAGGTGTTCCGCGGTTCGGACAAGAGCGCGGTCGGCAGCGAGTCGGGCGGTGCGTGGAGTTCGGGCACGCCGCCGCTGCCGCCCATTCCGTCCGGCATGGCGCTGCCCGGCGCCGTCAAGCAGACACCGTCCGGGCAGCCGGCGAAGAGTAACAGCGGCAATGGCGGCAATGGCGGCGGCATCAAGCCCATCGCGCAACAGTTTGTCGACGGCGTTCCGGTGGCGCAATGA